Proteins found in one Magnolia sinica isolate HGM2019 chromosome 5, MsV1, whole genome shotgun sequence genomic segment:
- the LOC131246873 gene encoding SWI/SNF complex component SNF12 homolog: MAANNNSSSPLGGAAGGVSPSMAMNLPANLHAPLQSQSQSQSQSQSPFQTPMQLQHAQILAQLQSRNQVHAEARAQFQAQLQAQGIGSSSSPSLSTPGTAGTKRVLQKPPAARPPGPGGTATASPFKTTELTPAAKRKKRKLPEKQLPDRVAALLPESALYTQLLEFEARVDSAIVRKKVDIQESLKNPPCTQKTLRIYVFNTFSNQNRTITERKHFEPPSWSLKIIGRILEDRANADPNASMGIQKLTPLYPKFSSFFKRVTISLDPSLYPDNSTIVWDNARAPVQHEGFEVRRKGDKEFNVSIRLEMNYVPEKFKLSPELTEVLGIEVDTRPRIIAAIWHYVKVKKLQNPSDPLYFACDPPLRKVFGEEKMKFAMVSQKISQHLSPPQPIQLEHRIKLSGNNPAGNVCYDVLVDIPFPLQKEMSAFLSNTEKHKEIDASDELICNAIKKIHEHRRRRAFFLGFSQSPVEFINSLIASQSRDLKLVAGEASRNAEKERRADFYNQPWVEDAVIRYLNRKPAAGNDAPAST; the protein is encoded by the coding sequence ATGGCAGCCAATAACAATAGCTCTTCCCCTTTGGGGGGTGCTGCTGGAGGTGTCTCACCGTCGATGGCGATGAATCTGCCTGCCAATCTCCATGCTCCATTGCAATCGCAATCACAGTCGCAGTCACAGTCGCAATCTCCATTCCAAACCCCAATGCAGCTTCAACACGCCCAGATCTTGGCCCAACTCCAGTCTCGGAACCAGGTACACGCTGAAGCACGAGCGCAGTTCCAAGCCCAGTTACAGGCCCAAGGCATTGGTAGTTCGTCTTCACCCTCCCTTTCGACACCCGGTACTGCTGGAACAAAGCGGGTCCTCCAGAAACCTCCAGCTGCTCGCCCCCCTGGCCCCGGTGGTACGGCCACAGCCTCTCCTTTCAAGACTACAGAGCTGACCCCTGCTGCAAAGCGGAAGAAGCGGAAGCTTCCAGAGAAGCAGCTCCCTGACAGAGTGGCTGCGCTGCTGCCGGAATCTGCCCTTTACACACAGTTATTGGAGTTTGAGGCTCGGGTTGATTCTGCTATTGTGAGGAAGAAAGTTGATATCCAAGAGTCATTGAAAAACCCACCTTGTACTCAAAAAACCCTTCGAATATATGTATTCAACACCTTCTCTAACCAAAATCGGACAATTACGGAAAGGAAGCATTTTgagcctccttcttggtcccttaagATTATTGGAAGGATCTTGGAAGACAGGGCCAATGCGGATCCCAATGCCAGCATGGGGATCCAAAAACTAACCCCTCTATACCCCAAATTCTCATCTTTCTTCAAGCGGGTCACAATCTCGCTTGATCCGAGCTTGTATCCTGACAACTCCACAATTGTGTGGGATAACGCCCGTGCACCCGTGCAGCATGAAGGTTTCGAGGTTAGAAGGAAAGGGGATAAGGAATTCAATGTGAGCATACGGCTGGAGATGAACTACGTCCCTGAGAAATTCAAATTGTCACCGGAACTGACGGAAGTTCTTGGTATTGAGGTTGATACACGCCCGAGGATCATAGCTGCAATTTGGCATTACGTGAAGGTGAAGAAATTGCAGAACCCAAGTGATCCACTGTACTTTGCATGTGACCCTCCTCTCCGGAAGGTGTTTGGAGAAGAGAAGATGAAATTTGCTATGGTCTCGCAGAAGATCTCACAACACCTGTCACCTCCGCAGCCTATACAGTTGGAGCATAGGATCAAGCTGTCAGGGAACAATCCAGCTGGCAATGTTTGCTACGATGTACTGGTGGACATTCCTTTTCCATTACAGAAGGAAATGTCAGCATTCTTGTCTAATACGGAGAAGCACAAGGAAATTGATGCCTCCGATGAATTgatttgtaatgccataaaaaagATCCATGAGCACCGTCGGAGGCGGGCATTCTTTCTTGGGTTTAGTCAGTCTCCAGTGGAGTTCATTAATTCTTTGATTGCTTCTCAAAGTAGGGACCTGAAGCTTGTTGCGGGGGAAGCAAGTCGTAATGCTGAAAAGGAGCGCCGTGCAGACTTCTACAACCAACCATG